The following is a genomic window from Spirosoma agri.
CCGGCGCGGATCGGCGTTGTTGAACGGAAGGCCGAACTGACTGTAACGGTACTGGAAAACCCGACAGCGGGTCAACAGGCTCAGGTTGAAGTTCGTGGTGCAACCGGCGAGTCGCTGAACTTCCAGGTGTTCGACGAGCAGGGACGGTCGATAAGCAAACTGGCCATCGGTCAGGCGGCCGAGATCGAGCGGCAAACGCTTCAACTGGGTAATGCTACCGGGTTGTATCTGCTGAACGTTCATACCGCTACGCAGACAAAAACCGTACGGTTGCTGAAAAAGTAAGAACAGCTTCGTTCGTAAAAAAGGCATCTCCATCACGATGGAGATGCCTTTTTTGTTGGTTGATTGTAAACTAGACAGGGCTGACTAACGCCATCTCAGGAAATCAGGACCGACTCGCAGATATACGTTGGAATGATACCGGTACTGCGAATCTGTACGTCGACGTCCTGCGCCTGTGTGTTGCCCGTTAGCACCAGAACCGTATCCAGCCCAAACTTATTACCCCCGAGTATGTCGGTGCGCAGGGTATCGCCCACCATCAGTACATCGCGTTTGCCGATGTATCCCGCTGACTGTTCCTCCAAACCACGGGGAACTACGTTGTCGAGTCGTTCGTAGGCAAACATAAAAAGTTGCGCATCGGGTTTTCCGAACCGGATAAACTGTTTGCCGACAATCGTTTCGATCATTTCCGCTACGGCACCGATCGCAATGGCAATGCGGGTTTTCGAGACGGGATAGGTTTCGTCCGTGTTGGCAACAATGACCGGAATGTTACGCTTACGCAGTAGATTGACCGTTTTGTTCAGGTCTGTATTCCAATCGTAGCCTTCGTCGTCGAGCAGAACCAGCGCATTGATATCGGCCACATCCGCCAGGTCTACTTTGCTAATTGGCAATGTTTTGAGGCCAGTCGTTTCGAGGTAATGCGCTGAACTATCGGTGCCCAGGTAAGCAACCGTACCGTGATTGACTTTCAGGTCGAGGTATTCCCGCGCCAGCATCCCTGACGAGATAATCCGTTCGGGTGTGATGGCATACAAACCCTGTCGGTAATAGGATTCGGCTAATTCAGTCGGACTGCGCGACGCGTCATTGGTAAGCACATAGAATTCTTTGCCAGTTGACTGAAGCCAGTTGAACGTGTTTTCAATACCCGG
Proteins encoded in this region:
- a CDS encoding HAD-IIA family hydrolase, encoding MQLDNFRTVAANYKVIFFDAFGVLKNYEGVLPGIENTFNWLQSTGKEFYVLTNDASRSPTELAESYYRQGLYAITPERIISSGMLAREYLDLKVNHGTVAYLGTDSSAHYLETTGLKTLPISKVDLADVADINALVLLDDEGYDWNTDLNKTVNLLRKRNIPVIVANTDETYPVSKTRIAIAIGAVAEMIETIVGKQFIRFGKPDAQLFMFAYERLDNVVPRGLEEQSAGYIGKRDVLMVGDTLRTDILGGNKFGLDTVLVLTGNTQAQDVDVQIRSTGIIPTYICESVLIS